The Cydia splendana chromosome Z, ilCydSple1.2, whole genome shotgun sequence genome window below encodes:
- the LOC134804668 gene encoding granzyme-like protein 1 — protein sequence MQVNSRCFKMHFLFILAILVKLSANKAPSRGDLRVYKGRNDTHNEFPFIVLLQRKNSGLRFCTGSLIGEDWVLTAAHCVQHSVLLVIRYGDFTKPANETTLYSSVIKTYVHPSYHVRPVLNDIALIFSEKIPKKNLARLQSLDYKTFLGLPVKYAGFGLVTKHYMFATWQEIREMRLFPLLIGEGIVSVCEPDAYDNWLCVAPNCSNKKQQARGGDSGGPLVYDGRVIGVCSSIELYPSTRYTPVSPYLEWIQKTIRLNDV from the coding sequence ATGCAAGTAAATTCTCGTTGCTTCAAAATGCACTTCTTATTTATTCTGGCAATACTAGTAAAGTTAAGTGCAAATAAGGCTCCTAGCCGTGGAGATTTGAGGGTGTATAAAGGACGAAACGACACCCATAACGAGTTCCCGTTCATTGTACTTCTGCAAAGGAAGAACTCTGGGCTCAGATTTTGTACCGGCAGCCTTATAGGGGAAGACTGGGTCCTCACAGCAGCCCACTGCGTTCAACATTCTGTGTTACTTGTCATCAGATATGGTGATTTTACAAAGCCGGCAAACGAAACCACGTTGTACTCAAGCGTGATCAAAACATACGTTCACCCTTCCTACCACGTCCGACCTGTGTTAAATGATATAGCGCTAATATTCAGTGAAAAAATACCCAAAAAGAACCTTGCACGACTGCAGTCGCTCGATTATAAAACATTCCTCGGGCTTCCTGTTAAATACGCGGGTTTTGGATTAGTAACAAAGCATTATATGTTTGCGACTTGGCAAGAAATCAGAGAAATGCGATTGTTTCCTCTTCTAATTGGCGAGGGTATTGTGTCTGTTTGTGAACCTGACGCCTATGACAATTGGTTATGTGTAGCGCCGAACTGTTCGAACAAGAAGCAACAGGCTCGCGGGGGGGACTCCGGAGGCCCGCTGGTGTATGACGGACGAGTCATTGGAGTATGTAGCAGCATTGAACTTTATCCTTCTACACGTTATACCCCTGTGAGCCCATATTTAGAATGGATTCAAAAAACCATACGCTTGAATGACGTTTAA